aatataatcatttgacgatttgaaaatataatcttttgaagaattaaaaatataatcttttgaaaattataaaattattaatggggtttggagtttgggatttagacaaaatagataagaaagatggggtttggggtttagggtttaggggtttagacaacatatctcgttaaaacctcgtaaacccacgaggaaataacgaggaattaaaaaaaacaggaagcctcggtaattccacgtaagcttacgaggtatTTACGACGATTctgtcttacgtggaattaacgaagcccgcgtttttctttttttctattttcctcTTTATTTCGTCGTAAcctacgaggaattaacgaggtttgctttctaaacgcctaaaatcaaaaaccccaaaccacaaacaccatctttcctatcttctactcttcatattccaatcccaaacctcaatcttttatttttcattcaaaacctcaaacctcaatatttttttttctttataaacattCCCAAATTCTTTATAAACATTCCCAAATTCTTATAATCTCAATACATTAAATAGTTtttcatgattaaaataatcgaatgacatgcattaagtctgaaaatcaatcatattaaaacacaaatatatcaatcggatacattttcgtcatcactagaaacatcatcattttcattaaactcgtcttcaacagcttcgtctgtgccatcgtcggtaagatcttcgtactcatgattatgcggatcaatgaaaagaatgtcatcaatttgttgttcaggttcctcgacttcatttatctgttcttcttgcaatggtggttcttctccactaatgattcgtcctcgaggtgtaactttgatcacggataaccaatttattcccgattctctcatccgagggtatggaaggtagctaacttgatctgcttgtgaagctaagatgaaatgctcgaatttgttgtacctgaaaataaagaaaacatagaagtaagcttattctgctcatgtatgccaaataaagaatttgttgtacattcgtccaccattgacatcaactacaccgaatttgttaaaccaaacacctctgttgacgacggggtcgaaccactcacatttgaagaggacgcatttcagcttcaatatccctggaaattccacttcgataatctctgtcaagataccgtagaaatcggtttcccctttcacacatattccatagttactggtcgcccgctgtctaccatactcatatgtgtgaaaagtatagcctcgtgtgaaatacatctgtgaagtggttacctttacatgtggagattgaattacttcatgtaaccacttaggataatctgcatcgtcgtcaaaatcaacctgcaaaaacgaagtgaacgttaaaatacaaatcatttatgaataaagagtttgagttaatacctgactcttcaaccactttataaagtgttgatctttccttttgtctacgtcagttgtggatataccagggaatatttcttcgacttgtgaaacaaataggctgtaaaatcacattttatattaattaatatttggcaattatatatatgtgttaatttatacgtgtccatttatgttacctttcaaaataacgaatcaatggatcctcacaattgagtagaatataggtgtgtgcactatgagcgtcttcttcactcgaccaccaaacctcttttgatttcccacccagtcgcccaatctggctaaagatgtctggaacaccagcaactgcgtatgttggcgcgacaccaccatcatcatatctccttggagctcttttccgagtacgtacttttgacg
This portion of the Raphanus sativus cultivar WK10039 unplaced genomic scaffold, ASM80110v3 Scaffold3003, whole genome shotgun sequence genome encodes:
- the LOC130506219 gene encoding uncharacterized protein LOC130506219 yields the protein MYQYERAMKYLKGKAKNLAKVEGSIIAGSLTEETSHFTSYYFASKVRTRKRAPRRYDDGGVAPTYAVAGVPDIFSQIGRLGGKSKEVWWSSEEDAHSAHTYILLNCEDPLIRYFESLFVSQVEEIFPGISTTDVDKRKDQHFIKWLKSQVDFDDDADYPKWLHEVIQSPHVKVQQIRAFHLSFTSRSS